In the Thauera sedimentorum genome, one interval contains:
- a CDS encoding quinoprotein relay system zinc metallohydrolase 1, translating into MNRLARTLASWAFMMLSVGSAPAAGFDYRLEPHAVADGVYVLTGLLQDFSTSNGGNIVNTGFIVGPRGVVVIDSGPSRRYGEQLRAAIARVTPLPVVLVINTHHHPDHFLGNQAFERATLAALPGTRAGIEREGEAFNTNMYRLAGDWMRDTVVAAPTMDVAPGRLEAGGRSLELFALDGHTGADLAVLDRATGTLFAGDLVFHERSPTTPHARIEGWLASLDVLEAIPFRVLVPGHGAVAQDAAPLRQTRDYLRWLDDLLRRSAAAGLDMAEVLTLPLPRMFARLAVAEDEYVRSVGHLYPAIEQAVLEEGSHAR; encoded by the coding sequence ATGAATCGCCTCGCACGCACGCTGGCGTCCTGGGCATTCATGATGCTGTCCGTCGGCAGTGCGCCCGCCGCCGGCTTCGACTACCGCCTCGAACCGCACGCGGTGGCCGACGGCGTCTATGTGCTCACCGGCCTTCTGCAGGACTTCTCCACCAGCAACGGCGGCAACATCGTCAACACCGGCTTCATCGTCGGCCCGCGCGGCGTGGTGGTGATCGACAGCGGCCCGTCGCGGCGCTACGGCGAACAGCTACGCGCGGCCATCGCCCGCGTCACCCCGCTGCCGGTGGTGCTGGTGATCAACACCCACCACCATCCCGACCATTTCCTCGGCAACCAGGCCTTCGAGCGCGCCACGCTGGCCGCCCTGCCCGGCACCCGCGCGGGCATCGAGCGCGAGGGCGAGGCCTTCAACACCAACATGTACCGCCTGGCCGGCGACTGGATGCGCGACACCGTCGTCGCCGCGCCTACCATGGACGTCGCCCCCGGCCGCCTGGAAGCCGGCGGGCGCAGCCTGGAGCTGTTCGCCCTCGACGGCCACACCGGCGCCGACCTCGCGGTGCTCGACCGCGCCACCGGCACGCTGTTCGCCGGCGACCTGGTGTTCCACGAGCGCAGCCCGACCACCCCGCACGCCCGCATCGAAGGCTGGCTGGCCAGCCTGGACGTGCTCGAAGCCATCCCCTTCAGGGTGCTGGTGCCCGGCCATGGCGCGGTGGCGCAGGATGCCGCCCCGCTGCGCCAGACCCGCGACTACCTGCGCTGGCTCGACGACCTGCTGCGTCGCAGCGCCGCCGCCGGGCTGGACATGGCCGAGGTGCTCACCCTGCCGCTGCCGCGCATGTTCGCCCGCCTGGCGGTGGCCGAGGACGAGTATGTGCGCTCGGTCGGACACCTCTACCCCGCCATCGAGCAGGCCGTGCTGGAGGAAGGCAGTCATGCCCGCTAA
- a CDS encoding response regulator: MNQLPLNGKRILIADDHAVVRMGFRLLLEGGGAIVVAEADSGEAAIALYAEHRPDALMMDVTMPGLGGLGALERLLAHHPDARVLMLSAHEDVQIPGRALKAGATGYLSKRAEPAEMLRALAQVARGQRYIDPALAPQLALAQLGGASHPGDALTDKEFAVFLQLARGRSVNEVATTQHLSPSTVGTHLYHIKQKLNAGNAAELALIAVRSGLIEV; the protein is encoded by the coding sequence ATGAACCAGCTCCCCCTCAACGGCAAACGCATCCTGATCGCCGACGACCACGCCGTGGTACGCATGGGCTTTCGCCTGCTGCTCGAAGGCGGCGGCGCCATCGTGGTGGCCGAGGCCGACAGCGGCGAGGCGGCCATCGCGCTGTACGCCGAGCACCGCCCGGACGCGCTGATGATGGACGTCACCATGCCCGGCCTGGGCGGCCTGGGCGCGCTCGAGCGCCTGCTTGCCCACCACCCGGACGCACGCGTGCTGATGCTCTCCGCGCACGAGGACGTGCAGATCCCGGGCCGGGCGCTGAAGGCCGGCGCCACCGGCTATCTCTCCAAGCGCGCCGAACCGGCCGAGATGCTGCGCGCGCTCGCCCAGGTGGCCCGCGGCCAGCGCTACATCGACCCCGCGCTCGCCCCGCAGCTCGCGCTCGCCCAACTGGGCGGCGCCAGCCACCCGGGCGACGCGCTTACCGACAAGGAGTTCGCGGTCTTCCTGCAGCTCGCGCGCGGCCGCTCGGTGAATGAAGTCGCCACCACCCAGCACCTGAGCCCGAGCACCGTGGGGACCCACCTCTACCACATCAAGCAGAAGCTCAATGCCGGCAACGCCGCGGAACTCGCGCTGATCGCGGTGCGTTCCGGGCTGATCGAGGTCTAG
- a CDS encoding quinoprotein dehydrogenase-associated SoxYZ-like carrier produces the protein MRIVNTIATVLLAGATGLATAAGADPLDSARWQDMRAAFFADAAVAFDERVQVSAPATAENPLDVPVLVDATRLPGVVEEIVVFADFNPIVKVLDFRPLGARASLGFRLKLQQSSPVRAAARTADGRWHVGGTWVNTTGGGCTLPSTGSGSAEWQDRLNEVSARVWPRIDGGQRLRLRIIHPMDTGLAAGVPVFHIDTLTLRDAAGTDLMRIHPAEPVAENPVFTIDLPPGVAAGPLALVGRDNNGNRIAAEVAR, from the coding sequence GGCGCCACCGGACTGGCCACCGCCGCAGGCGCCGATCCGCTCGATTCGGCCCGCTGGCAGGACATGCGCGCGGCCTTCTTCGCCGACGCCGCGGTGGCGTTCGACGAGCGCGTGCAGGTCAGCGCCCCGGCGACCGCCGAGAACCCGCTCGACGTCCCGGTGCTGGTCGACGCCACCCGCCTGCCCGGCGTGGTGGAAGAGATCGTCGTGTTCGCCGACTTCAACCCCATCGTCAAGGTGCTCGACTTCCGCCCGCTCGGCGCGCGCGCCAGCCTGGGTTTCCGCCTCAAGCTGCAGCAGTCCTCGCCGGTGCGCGCCGCCGCCCGCACCGCGGACGGCCGCTGGCATGTGGGCGGCACCTGGGTGAACACCACCGGCGGCGGCTGCACCCTGCCCTCCACCGGCTCGGGCTCGGCCGAATGGCAGGATCGCCTCAACGAAGTGAGCGCCCGCGTATGGCCGCGCATCGACGGCGGCCAGCGCCTGCGCCTGCGCATCATCCACCCGATGGACACCGGCCTGGCCGCAGGCGTACCGGTCTTCCACATCGACACCCTCACCCTGCGCGACGCCGCCGGCACCGACCTGATGCGCATCCACCCGGCCGAGCCGGTGGCCGAGAACCCGGTGTTCACCATCGACCTGCCGCCCGGTGTCGCCGCCGGCCCGCTCGCCCTCGTCGGACGGGACAACAACGGCAACCGCATTGCCGCCGAGGTGGCGCGATGA
- a CDS encoding HAMP domain-containing sensor histidine kinase — MPAKRTPRLRDRICLLVTAVAALLLLLSSLGWARATREAIHEEVEAATRVAEQWLTVLAAEGEADPDGLAARLVAVGRLRANTLDVLDADGTLLYRSPEPTYKAGRHAPAWFATLLAPEFGERRLQAGARTLVLRPDTSRSVLDAWDELMLIAGWAFGLLLLLWLGAGRAIERMLAPLAALEEALARGADGAFDTRLPRHGVAELDRLAASYNRLATQLDRSLLRNARLEEDQAFAHALNARLEEERRQLARELHDELGQSVTAVRAIAGAIVQRSAGQPGLHGNAQAILAMTGQLQDGVRAILQRLRRPDAQPVGRLGEALADYCAHWAGLYPAITVSPQIDVVDRVLREDYCLTVLRLLQESLTNVARHAEADQVDVALSTDVDGLRLSVRDNGRGFDPALRTDRFGLAGMRERVAQWHGELAIETLPAGGTLVQVRLPWPQLADATAARTETSAHP; from the coding sequence ATGCCCGCTAAGCGCACGCCGCGCCTGCGCGACCGCATCTGCCTGCTGGTCACCGCGGTCGCCGCGCTCCTGCTGCTGCTCTCCAGCCTGGGCTGGGCGCGCGCCACCCGCGAGGCCATCCACGAGGAAGTGGAAGCCGCCACCCGGGTGGCCGAGCAGTGGCTGACGGTGCTCGCCGCCGAAGGCGAGGCCGACCCCGACGGGCTCGCCGCCCGCCTGGTCGCGGTCGGCCGGCTGCGCGCCAACACGCTCGATGTGCTGGACGCCGACGGCACGCTGCTCTACCGCTCGCCCGAACCCACCTACAAGGCCGGGCGCCACGCCCCGGCGTGGTTCGCCACCCTGCTCGCTCCCGAATTCGGCGAGCGCCGCCTGCAGGCCGGCGCGCGCACCCTGGTGCTGCGCCCGGACACTTCGCGCAGCGTGCTCGACGCCTGGGACGAACTGATGCTGATCGCCGGCTGGGCCTTCGGCCTGCTGCTCCTGCTGTGGCTGGGTGCGGGCCGCGCCATCGAGCGCATGCTGGCCCCGCTCGCCGCGCTGGAAGAAGCGCTGGCGCGCGGCGCAGACGGCGCCTTCGACACCCGCCTGCCGCGCCACGGCGTGGCCGAGCTCGACCGCCTGGCCGCCAGCTACAACCGCCTCGCCACCCAGCTCGACCGCAGCCTGCTGCGCAACGCCCGCCTGGAAGAAGACCAGGCCTTTGCCCACGCGCTCAACGCCCGGCTTGAAGAAGAACGCCGCCAGCTCGCCCGCGAACTGCACGATGAACTCGGCCAGAGCGTCACCGCGGTGCGCGCGATCGCCGGCGCCATCGTCCAGCGCAGCGCCGGACAGCCCGGCCTGCACGGCAACGCCCAGGCCATCCTGGCGATGACCGGGCAGCTGCAGGACGGCGTGCGCGCCATCCTGCAGCGCCTGCGCCGCCCGGACGCGCAGCCGGTCGGCCGCCTGGGCGAGGCGCTGGCCGACTACTGCGCGCACTGGGCCGGGCTGTACCCGGCGATCACCGTCAGCCCGCAGATCGACGTGGTGGACCGCGTCCTGCGCGAGGACTACTGCCTCACCGTGCTGCGCCTGCTGCAGGAGAGCCTGACCAACGTCGCCCGCCACGCCGAGGCCGACCAGGTGGACGTCGCCCTGAGCACCGACGTCGATGGCCTGCGGCTCAGCGTGCGCGACAACGGCCGCGGCTTCGACCCCGCGCTGCGCACCGACCGCTTTGGCCTGGCCGGCATGCGCGAGCGCGTGGCGCAGTGGCACGGCGAACTGGCCATCGAGACCCTGCCCGCCGGCGGCACCCTGGTACAGGTGCGCCTGCCCTGGCCGCAGTTGGCCGATGCCACCGCAGCTCGCACCGAAACATCCGCCCACCCCTGA
- a CDS encoding porin encodes MHKVSLKRTAIAAALCASTVGSAQAVSFTHGDATLDINGTINGFYVNRHAKDDRGSTTNSALANGLLPGWINFVFTTKVEGLDIKAHVGFAPGINNDSSVVGLPIGGGGEPYSQIDTRNLYFQFGNADWGTLKFGRDIGLFGQKIILSDMTLLGVGGNSYAATPFNTTFGMIGHGYMYTGFQPQITYTTAPMDGFSASVGIFQPSDFIGSGETKTPGLQAIGSYDWEGDMPGSVWGGLIHQRTDSGLNNVRTFSARGLELGAKLGIGNFEAVAYAFKGKGLGLSTVGALFHSPNGETDSRGHFLQGTYKFGKTKVGLNYGENRDKGGTLTDTNKFKSVTFGVYHTLNKYVTLVGEFNTERATGADAINSGGNGDLKTRTVSLGGIIFF; translated from the coding sequence ATGCACAAGGTTTCTTTGAAGCGGACGGCGATCGCGGCAGCGCTCTGCGCATCCACCGTCGGCAGCGCCCAGGCGGTGAGCTTCACCCACGGGGACGCCACGCTGGACATCAATGGCACCATCAACGGCTTTTACGTCAATCGCCATGCCAAGGACGATCGCGGCTCGACCACCAACTCGGCCTTGGCCAACGGCCTGCTGCCGGGCTGGATCAACTTCGTGTTCACCACCAAGGTCGAGGGCCTGGACATCAAGGCGCACGTCGGCTTCGCGCCCGGCATCAACAACGACTCCTCGGTGGTCGGCCTGCCGATCGGCGGCGGCGGCGAACCGTACAGCCAGATCGACACCCGCAACCTGTACTTCCAGTTCGGCAATGCCGACTGGGGCACGCTGAAATTCGGGCGCGACATCGGCCTGTTCGGCCAGAAGATCATACTGTCCGACATGACCCTGCTGGGCGTGGGCGGCAACAGCTATGCGGCTACCCCGTTCAACACCACCTTCGGCATGATCGGCCACGGCTACATGTACACCGGCTTCCAGCCGCAGATCACCTACACCACGGCGCCGATGGACGGCTTCTCCGCCTCGGTCGGCATCTTCCAGCCGAGCGATTTCATCGGCAGCGGCGAGACCAAGACCCCCGGCCTGCAGGCGATCGGCAGCTACGACTGGGAGGGCGACATGCCCGGCTCGGTGTGGGGCGGCCTGATCCACCAGCGCACCGACAGCGGCCTGAACAACGTGCGCACCTTCAGCGCGCGCGGCCTGGAACTGGGCGCCAAGCTGGGCATCGGCAACTTCGAGGCGGTGGCTTACGCGTTCAAGGGCAAGGGCCTGGGCCTGTCCACGGTGGGGGCGCTGTTCCATTCGCCGAACGGCGAAACCGACAGCCGTGGTCACTTCCTGCAGGGCACCTACAAGTTCGGCAAGACCAAGGTGGGCCTGAACTACGGCGAGAACCGCGACAAGGGCGGTACGCTGACCGATACCAACAAGTTCAAGTCGGTGACCTTCGGCGTCTATCACACGCTCAACAAGTACGTCACCCTGGTCGGTGAGTTCAACACCGAGCGCGCCACCGGCGCCGACGCGATCAACTCGGGCGGCAACGGCGATCTCAAGACCCGTACCGTGTCGCTGGGCGGCATCATCTTCTTCTGA